One Rhipicephalus microplus isolate Deutch F79 chromosome 4, USDA_Rmic, whole genome shotgun sequence genomic window carries:
- the LOC119172167 gene encoding uncharacterized protein LOC119172167 translates to MEDLATLMLPPSPIDELNGDQEESYLCPLCLYSTTSAAILFRHLFIHTGIRPYCCFECGERFAIPETLRSHLTEKHPRKLPLHCERCKSGFRFRLELCQHEVVSSLETLHYCYYCGKGFLSASDVLQHARTSHLPSRKHECDVCGRFFPTFDSISIHSVFHLRHGVSYHQVAIGSKKYSKFHPKRRPHRCLFCPRHFLYLASLKRHQLTHKLENCSLCRICDRPFMLPCSVQSHLKEHEEELRLYAEELPHGTIPTEPPHECELCGKTYSTSNSLRAHRKTHSSDRPHKCDVCQKQFLRSYDLKRHLRIHTGERPFVCDVCGQGFFQSSAMRNHLRTHTGERPFSCDVCGKDFTLASTLRGHMKIHTGERPHRCALCAKSFSRPYELKTHMRIHTGERPFACGVCGLGFAQASTLRTHVKIHEQGGVASFACRLCGEAFAQAADLEAHSKIHLGELSPQPPEPVLPFRCSICSKTFTRQTHLRNHMKLHLGPEPFKCEVCGQAFSQFSTLKSHLKAHMGEPSYSCSACGQHFLQFAALKAHMALHSSEKALVD, encoded by the exons ATGGAAGACCTGGCCACTTTAATGCTCCCGCCATCTCCAATCGATGAGCTCAATGGCGACCAGGAGGAAAGTTACCTCTGTCCGTTGTGCTTGTACTCCACCACAAGTGCAGCCATTctttttcgtcatctattcatacACACTGGCATCAGGCCATACTGCTGCTTCGAGTGCGGAGAGCGCTTTGCCATCCCCGAGACTCTTCGAAGTCACCTGACGGAGAAGCACCCACGGAAGCTCCCGCTTCACTGTGAACGGTGCAAGAGTGGCTTTCGTTTTCGCCTGGAGCTTTGTCAGCATGAGGTTGTGTCGTCTTTGGAGACACTGcactactgctactactgtggaaaaGGTTTCCTCTCTGCGTCAGATGTTCTTCAGCATGCCCGAACATCTCACTTGCCTTCTAGGAAGCATGAGTGCGATGTTTGTGGCCGCTTCTTTCCAACTTTCGACAGCATCAGCATTCACAGCGTGTTTCACCTGAGGCATGGTGTCTCCTATCATCAAGTGGCTATTG GTTCAAAAAAGTACTCGAAATTTCATCCAAAACGACGACCGCACCGCTGCCTTTTCTGCCCACGGCACTTCCTCTACTTGGCATCCTTGAAAAGGCACCAGCTCACGCACAAGCTTGAAAACTGTTCCCTGTGCCGCATCTGTGACCGACCCTTCATGCTACCTTGCTCGGTCCAGAGTCACCTCAAGGAGCATGAAGAAGAGCTGCGGTTGTACGCAGAGGAGTTGCCACACGGCACCATCCCCACAGAGCCACCACACGAGTGCGAGCTCTGCGGCAAAACCTATTCCACGAGCAACAGTTTGCGGGCCCACCGGAAGACGCACAGTTCAGACCGACCCCACAAGTGTGATGTCTGTCAGAAGCAGTTTCTGCGCTCTTACGACCTCAAACGCCACTTGCGAATACACACTGGCGAGCGGCCCTTCGTATGCGATGTTTGTGGCCAGGGATTTTTCCAGTCGTCGGCCATGCGCAACCACTTGCGCACCCACACGGGCGAACGCCCCTTTTCCTGCGATGTCTGTGGCAAAGACTTCACCCTGGCATCCACATTGCGGGGCCACATGAAGATTCACACGGGCGAGCGACCACACCGCTGTGCCCTGTGCGCCAAGTCGTTCTCGCGCCCTTATGAGCTCAAAACGCACATGCGCATCCACACGGGCGAGCGTCCCTTTGCTTGCGGCGTCTGCGGCCTTGGCTTTGCCCAGGCCTCGACGCTGCGGACTCACGTCAAGATTCACGAGCAAGGGGGGGTGGCGTCCTTTGCCTGTCGTCTGTGCGGTGAGGCCTTTGCACAGGCGGCAGACCTCGAGGCGCACTCCAAGATCCATCTTGGCGAGCTGTCTCCACAGCCTCCGGAGCCTGTGCTGCCATTCCGCTGCAGCATCTGCTCAAAGACCTTCACGCGACAGACACACCTGCGCAACCACATGAAGCTGCACCTGGGCCCTGAGCCCTTCAAGTGCGAGGTATGTGGCCAGGCATTTTCGCAGTTCTCGACCCTCAAGAGCCACCTGAAGGCGCATATGGGCGAGCCATCGTACTCGTGCTCGGCATGTGGCCAGCATTTCCTGCAGTTTGCAGCGCTCAAAGCACACATGGCACTGCACAGCAGCGAGAAAGCACTCGTTGACTAG